The segment CCGAGCTGCGCAGCAGCCTGCGCGCCGAGGATCTGCTCACCCGCGATCCCCGCGCCAAGGAGCGCAAGAAGTACGGCCGCAAGAAGGCCCGTAAGCGCTTCCAGTTCTCGAAGCGCTAAGCTTCCCGAAGGCCCCTCGCTCCGGCGGGGGGCTTTTCGCATGGCGCCGCGAGTGGTCGCTCCCGCTCAGATCGGTTATGATCGCCTTGCCGTCCGTTTCTCAACCACCCAGGAGGAGTCTTGAACGCTCAGCGCCGTCTTTCCCGAGGCCTTCCCTTCTTCCTGCTTTCCATGTCGCTCGGTTGCGGGGTCGCTCGGGCCTCCGCCCCGGCCGTCTCGGACTCGTTCGGGTCCTACCCGGCGCCGAGCGCCGAGGAGACGGCCCGGGTCAAGGCGGCCTTCCGTGACGCGGCGGCCCGCACCGTGGGCGAGCGCTCGGGTGACCTCTTCGTCTTGCCCGCCAAGTACAGCTACGTGACGGACGGTGGCCACCGCACGCCGACGCTCGCTCACTACAAGGGCCAGCCCATGCAGAATGGGGGCACGGTCCACGGCAACTCCTGGGAGTACGACACCCGGATTCCCATCGTCCTGTGGGGCCCCGGATTCGTGCGCCCCGGCGTGCAGACCGACGCGAGCGCGACCCAGCAGGACCTGACGCCGACGTACGCGCACCTGATGGGCACGGTCCCACCCGAGGACGCCTACGGCCGCGTGCTGGACGAGGCGCTCGTCCCGACCTCCCGCAGGCCCAAGGTGATCCTGACTTTGGTCTTCGACCAGGGCGGCGAGGTGTACTACCGGGCCCATCCCGGCGCCACCCCCCGGATCGACGCCCTGAAGAAGGAGGGCACCTACTTCACCTCGGCGAAGGTCAGCCACGTGGACGTGGAGACCGGGATCGGCCACTCGGCGATCGGCACCGGGGCGTGGCCGTCGCGGACGGGGATCTCTAGCAACAACTTCTGGATCCGGGCCTTCGGCAGCCCGCGCTACTCGTTCGCCGGCGACGTGGACAACTCGCCCCTGTTCCTGGGGAGCCCCACCCTCGGGGACGTCTGGCTGCGTGCGAGCGAGAACCAGGCGCTGGTGGCGGGCTACTGCTACGCCGATCGCGCCGCGATCGGGATGGCGGGCCACGGTTCGCTCTATGCCGGCAACAAGAAGCCCTGGGTCATCTTCTACGACGAGAAGGCGGGAAAGCTCACCACCAACCGCCAGTACTACGCGCTGCCGGGCTACCTGGAGGGCGCGAGCCCCAAGGCGCACCTGGACGCCCTGACGGGGGGGACCGGGCGCTGGATGGACCATCCGATCGATCCCAAGTCGAAGGTTCGCGTCACCCCCGCCTTTGCGGCCTTCGACGGCGACAACGTGGTCAAGCTGATCGAGCAGGAGCCCTGGGGGGCCGACGACATCACCGATCTGATGTACGTCACCCTCAAGTCCACCGATGCCGCAGGCCACAGCTACGGCCACGAGTCCGACGAGGCGGGGGCGGTCTTGGCCGAGCAGGACAAGCAGCTCGGCCGGATCATCGACGCGCTGGTCGCCAAGGTGGGCCGCGAGAACCTGGTCGTGGCCCTGACGGCCGACCACGGTAGCACGCCGCTGGCCGAGCTGTCCAAGGGGGTGGCCCTCGACGACGCGAAGCTCGTCGCGGACCTGAATCGACAGCTCGACAAGCGCTCCAACGGGGTCAACGTCTTCGAGTACGCGTCGGCGACGCAGCTCTTCATCAACGAGGCGGAGCGGGTGCGCAACGGCCTGAGCTACGATCAGCTCAAGAGGGCGGTCCTCGCCTACAAGGTGGACGGCAAGCCCTTCTTCGTGGACGCCGTGACCCGGCCGGAGGCTACCGAGCGCGCGAGCAGGCTCGCCAAGCCTTAAGTGGCTGCAAACAACACCCGCCTGATGTATCTCCCCGCCCCCTGGTGGGGCGGGGGAATCAAGGGGGAGTTCTTTTTTGAACCAAGCTTAATCGCCTCTTACCTCTCCAGGGGCAAGCGCCGGCCCCGGCTTCCGACAATGAGTTAACGGCTCTTGAACGTCGGAGGTGGCCATGGCAATCAACAGCATCAACCGATCGCTGCAGCGCGACTTCGCGCCCCAGCTCGCGCGTCGCGCCGCCGAGCCCGTCCGGGCCGAAGCGAGCCAGGCCGCCACCAAGGTCGCCCGCATCGATGAGCAGGGCCTCACCCTCTCGGGCCTGAAGAGCGACGTCATCAACGCGGGCTCCGAGGCGCTGATCCGCCTCGGCGACCTGTTTCCCGGCCTGGTGAAGCTGGGGCATGCGATCTACGGCTTCCAGACCCGCTCGGTCGATGGCGACGCCCTCCAGAAGCTCGGCAAGGTGGGCGACAAGCTCCTGCGCGGCGCTCAGCCGAGCGACGCGGGCTTCGAGGAGCTCGCCAGGCAGGGCTACAACACCGTCATCAACCTGCGCCCCGAGCGCAACCTCGAGCAGGATGCGGTCGAGAAGCTCGGCATGAAGGCCGTGTTCCTCCCCTTGCCTCCTCTGGACGCGCCGACCCACGCGCAGACCCTCGCGTTTCTCCAGACGGCGCTGGATCCCGCCAACGGCAAGGTCTTCTTCCACTGCTACCACGGGGTCGATCGCACGGGCACCATGGCGGCCGCCGTGCGGATCGCGCGTGACGGCTGGAGCGCGGAGCAGGCGATCGCGGAATTGCGCTCCTTCGGCTTCCACGAGGACGGCCAGCAGCGGAAGCTCGCCTACATCTCCGAGTTCGAGCGCTACTGGAAGACCCTGCCGACGCAGAAGAAGGCGGAGGTCCTGCACGCGCAGCCCGTCGCAGCGGCCTCGCGCCTCATCGGGGTTCGCTGAGGGGCGGGTGCCCAATAAGCGGGCGACACTTCGTGAGCGAAAGCTGGGCCGGTGGTACAATGGAACGGCCTGTTCTCGCCCAAGAAGGAGTCCGCTGTGAGCGATCAGATGCGCATCATGCTGCCCGGCCCCACCCCCTGTCCCGCTTCGAGCCTGCGCGCCATGGCCCGCCCGATGATCAACCATCGCGGCAAGGAGTTCATGGCCATGCTCGAGGGCCTGACGGCGGACCTCAAGTGGGCCTACCAGACCCGGAATGATGTCTTGATCCTCACCACCTCGGGCACCGGCGCCCTCGAAGGGGCGATCGTCAACTTCCTGAGCCCCGGCGATCGCGTCCTCTCCTTGATCAGCGGGGAGTTCGGCAAGCGCTTCGCCAAGATCGCCGAGACCTACGGCGCGGTGGTGGACAAGGTGGAGGCCGTCTACGGCGAGCCGATCACCCCCGAGATGGTCGCCGAGAAGATCGGCGCGGCCCCCTACAAGGCCGTGCTCGTCACCCACAACGAGACCTCGACCGCGCTCTTGAACCCCCTCAAGGAGATCGCCGAGGTCATCCGCCGCGCCCAGCCCGACACCCTGATCCTGGTCGACGCGGTCTCGGGCCTCCTGACCGCGCCCTTGCCGGTGGACGACTGGGACCTGGACGTGGTCCTCGCGGGCGCCCAGAAGGCCTTCATGGTCCCGCCCGGCCTCGCCTTCGCCTCGGTCAGCCCCCGGGCCTGGGAGGCGCACGCCGAGGCCAAGATGCCGCGCTTCTACTTCGACTTCACCAAGGCGCGCGAGTTCCTCAAGAAGGGCCAGACCCCCTGGACGCCCGCCATCTCCCTGTTCTTCGCCCTCGAGGAGTCCATGGCGCTGCTCAAGAAGGAGGGCCTCGCGGCCATCTTCGAGCGTCACGCGCTCATGGCCCGCATGATCCGCGCGGGGGCCAAGGCCCTGGGGCTGCGCCTGGTGGTCGAGAACGATCGCTACGCGTCCATGGCCGTCACGGGCATCTACCCGCCCGAGGGCATCGCCCCCGGCGCGCTGCGCAAGACCTTGCAGGAGCGCTTCGGCTACGTGGTCGCCGGCGGCCAGGGCCCCTTGACCGACGCGATCTTCCGCATCGGCCACTGCGGCTACTACGACGCGGCGGACATGCTCGGCATGCTCGCGGCCCTCGAGGCGGCCCTGACGGCCATGGGCGCCAAGATCCAGCCCGGCGCCGGGGTGGCTGCGGCCGAGGCGGAGCTTGCCGCGCGCGAGGCCGTCGCGCGCTAGATTCCATCGTTCAATCACAGCTCGGGGCGGTTTGCGGACCGCCCCTCTTCGTGGGAGGCCAGGCATGACGTTCACCACCTCGGCGACCGAGCGCGATCGCACCAACCAGACGGGCCCCTTCAGCGTGCTGGTCCTCGACCGGGTGGACCCCGCGGGCCTCGCCATCCTCGGCGACGTGGCGCGGGTGGATGCGCGCGACGCGGTCGAGCCCGCCGAGCTATTGAGGATCATCGGCGACTACGACGCCCTGATGGTCCGCTCGGCCACCAAGGTCACCGCCGAGGTGATCGAGGCGGGATCGCGCCTCAAGATCATCGGGCGCGCCGGGGTGGGGGTGGACAACATCGACGTGGGGGCCGCCACGCGGCGCGGGGTGATCGTCGTCAACTCGCCCGAGGGTAACACGGTGGCCGCCGCCGAGCACGCGCTCGCGATGATGTTCGCCCTGGCGCGCCACGTGGCTCCTGCCGACGGCGCCATGAAGCGCTCCGAGTGGAAGCGCGAGCGCTTCACCGGCACCGAGCTCTACAACAAGACCCTGGGCGTCTTCGGGCTGGGCAAGATCGGCGCGCGGGTCGCCAAGGTCGCGAGCGCCGTCGGCATGCGCGTGCTCGGCTGCGACCCCTTCCTCACCCCCGAGCGCGCCCAGGAGCTCGGCGTCGAGCCGGTGGATTTCGAGACGCTGATCGCCACCAGCGACTTCATCACCCTGCACGTCCCCAAGACCCCCGAGACGAGCAAGCTCTTCAACGCCGACACCCTCTCGCGGTGCAAGCAGGGGGTGCGCCTGATCAACTGCGCCCGCGGGGGCATCATCGACGAGGCGGCGCTGGCTTCGGCGATCGCCGGCGGTCACGTGGCGGGTGCCGCCCTCGACGTCTTCGAGGTCGAGCCCCTGGGCGAGAGCCCCCTGCGCGCGCTGGGCGAGAAGGTCGTTCTGACCCCGCACCTGGGAGCGTCGACCGAGGAGGCCCAGATCAAGGTCGCCGTGGACGTGGCCGAGCAGATCGTCTCGGTGCTCAAGGGCGACAGCGCCCGCTCGGCGGTGAACATCCCCACCATGCGCCCCGAGGTGGTCGAGCCGGTGCGCCCCTTCATGGGCCTGGCCGAGAAGCTCGGCAGCTTCGCCTCCCAGCTCCTGGACGGCCCCATCGAGCGGATCGAGATCCTCTACCACGGCGCTCTGGCGGGCAAGAACGTGGAGCCCCTGACCGTCGCCGCCCTCAAGGGGGCGCTCTCCCACGCCGTCCCGGAGGGGGTCAACTACGTCAACGCGCCGGTGGTGGCGCGCGATCGCGGCGTCGAGGTCCGCGAGAGCCGCTCCAGCGAGGCCAAGGACTACGCCGATCTCATCACCGTCTCGGTGATCGGCACGGGCGTCTGGCACACGGTGGCGGGCACCGTCTTCGGCGAGGGGGACGCGCGGGTGGTGCGGATCGACGCCCACGCCTTCAACATGGCGCCTTCCGGCGACATCCTGATCGCCCCGCACATGGATCGCCCCGGGGTGATCGGCACCATCGGGACCATGCTCGGCGAGCACGGGGTCAACATCTTCGGTTTCCAGCTCGGCCGCAAGTACAAGCAGGGCCCCGCCGTCATGGCCCTCAACGTGGACGACGCGATCGCCCCCGACCTGCTCGGACGGATCTCGGCGCTCGAAGGCTTCCACGACGTGCGCTTCGTCAGGCTCTAGCCCTACCGGGAGTCGGGCGCCGATGAGCGCTTGACTCCTGTTTTTGCCGGAGTTATCTTGATATCGAGATAGTTTAGTTCGAGGTAATCATGCCGACCCGCTACCAGGGCTCTCCCGAAGAGGTCCGCGCCCTGAACGCCTACATCACCCTCATGCGCGCGGCGAGCAGCGTCGAGACGCGGGTCCAGCGCCACCTTGCCGAGGTGGGGCTCACCCTCTCCCAGTTCGGGGCGCTCGAGATCCTCCTGCACGTCGGCCCCCTGTGTGCCCGCGACCTGTGCCAGAAGCTGCTGACCACCAGCGGCAACATCACCCTGGTCATCGACAACCTCGAGAAGCGGGGCCTGGTGCGCCGGGTACGCGAGAGCGCCGATCGCCGGGTCGTCACCGTCCACCTCACTCCCGAGGGCGAGGCCCTGATCCGGGAGGTCTTCCCCCGGCACGTCGCGGGGATCACCGAGACCCTCGGCGTCCTCTCGCCCGACGAGCAGGAAGAGCTGCGTCGCCTGTGCCGCAAGCTCGGGAAACAGGGTGCGGGGTAGCCCCCTTTTTTGGTCAGTTGTCTCGATATCGAGATTGTTTAGCTCGGTTTTTTGAAAGGAGCCCGTCCCCATGCAAGCCACCATCGAGCGCTATGCGCCGCTTCTCGCCCGCGTCCTGCTGAGCTGGCTCTTCCTCTTCAGTGTCTACGGCAAGCTGACCGGTTGGTCCGGCTACGTCGGCTACATGAGCGCGAAGGGCATGCCCTTCGCCCCGTTCTTCCTGGCCGGTACGGTCGTCTTCCTGCTGGTGGGCGGCGTCTCGGTGCTGCTCGGCTACAAGGCCCGCGCCGGCAGCTTGCCGCTTCTGGTCTTCCTGCTGCCGACCACCCTCATCTTCCACAACTTCTGGGCCTTCGAGGGCGCCGAGCAGCAGGCCCAGCTGATCGACTTCATGAAGAACATGGCCATCATGGGCGGCGTCCTGATGGTCACGGCCTTCGGGTCGGGCCCCCTCAGCCTGGATGCCCGCAACACGGCCCCCCGCGCCTAGATTCGGAAAGGAGACTCCCGATGGCCGCAACGTCCCCCCGCGTCGAGATCCTGTACTTCACCGACCCCTTCTGCTCCTGGTGCTGGGCGCTGGAGCCCGTGCTCTACCGCATCAAGGAGACCTACCGCGACCAGGTGCGCGTCCGCACGGTGATGGGCGGGCTGGTCGAGGACATCGCCAACTTCCTCGACGCCGCGAACGGCATCTCCGGGACGGCCGACGTGGCGCCCCACTGGGAGCACGTGGCCCAGGTGACCGGTCAGCCCATCGATGGCCGCTTCATGCGCGAGAACACCGATCCGCACTGGGGGACCTGGCCCGCCTGCACGGCGGCCTCGACGGCGGCCCTGCAGGGCCCGGCCCAGGGGGAGGCCTACCTGCGGCGCCTGCGCCGCGCCGCCCAGGCCGAGGGCCGGAACGCCTCGGATCCCGCGGTCTACATGGCTGTGGCAGCCGAAGCCGAGGGGCTGGACCTGGCGCGTTTCGAGGCCGATCTCGCGAGCGGTGAGGGTGCCAGGGCCTTCCAGGAGGACCGCATCCTCGGCGCCCGGTACGGCGTGCGCTCGTTCCCGACCCTGATCATCCATTCCTTGGCGCCCAACGAAGCCGATCGCCCCCTCCTGGTGAACGGGGCCCGCGACTTCGACACGCTCCGGCAGGTCCTGCTGCGGGTCGATCCGAGCCTCGAGGCGCAGCCCATCCGGAGCGTCCCCGAGCTGCTCGCGGCGTACGGCCCCCTGACCACCCGCGAGCTTGCCGAGCTGCACGGCGAGGCGACGCCCGCGACCCTCGAGGCGCTGCGCGCCGACGGGGTGGTCCGCTCCATCCCCGTGAAGGGGGGCGAGTTCTGGGAGCTGGGCGCGGCCGGCCCGCAGGCGAAGCCGGCGCGGATCCAGGTCGTGGAGGTCGCGGCGGGCGAGGGCCTGAGCTGCGACCTGGAGACCGGGATCTGCGGCTGATCGCCAGATGCCGACGGCCCCGAAGCATCGCTTCGGGGCCGTCGGCGCGCAAGGGTGGTCTTACAGGATGATGGCGAGGGGGAGCTTGGCGCCGTCCTTGAGGGCGGCCTTCACCTTGTTCGCGTCCTCGTCGGTCAGGAGCACGTCGGCGCGGGTGGGGCCGTAGGCGCGCTTGGCCTTGATCTTGAGGGGGCTGTCGCCGGTCTGCTCCTTGGCGCCCTCGGGCAGGTGGTAGTAGGCGAGGGGGAGGTCCGCTGCGATCACCTTGCCTGCGGCGTCGCGCACCCGGGCTTTGAGGGCGGGCTGGGCGCCGGTGCCGCGGGCGTCGATGACCAGCCCGCTGGGCTTGGCCTTGGGGGCGATCGACGCGGTGGCCGCCTGGGCGTTGCCGAAGACGACGGTGGAGAGGCTCTGCGAGCCTGCGAGGGGGACCTCCAGGGTGATCTCGACCGAGCCGTCGGCCCAGTAGTGGACGTCGGTGGTGCGGGCCTCGCGGATGAGGTCGTTGACCCCGAGCCGGGCCTGGTCGTCCACGGCCGTCAGGTCGCGCAGGTGGGCCTCCGAGGACACCCGGATGGCGTCGAGGGCGTCCGAGAGGCGCCGGTAGCCGTCGGCGAGGGCGGTGCGCTTGGCCATCAGGCGCCGCTGGGCGAGCGCGCCTCGCTCGGGGGCCATCCCGACGCCCTTGATGCGCAGGACGAAGCGCGACCAGTCGATCGCAAGGCCGTCCTCGTCCTTCTCCAGCAGGACGCTGCCGCTCGCGGCGAGCGTGGCGCTCGGCGTCGCGGCCTCGGTGGAGGGGGTGGCCTGGGGGGCGGCGATCGCGCCGGGGGCGATCGCGAGGCTGAGGACGAGGGCGGTGGCGAGCGCGCGCTGCATCGGGATTCAAAACTCCTTTACGGTCGGGTGCCTCACTTATACCACGAACAGGCCCTTCTGACGCGGTGGACGGGTCTGGCAGGCTTTGGTAGGATGGGCGCCTTCACGAAAGGAGCAAGCGTTCATGTCCACGGTTCAAGCGCGCCTCGCGGCGCTCGGCATTTCCCTTCCCAAGCCCAACCCGGCGGTGGCCAACTATCTCCCGGTGGTGGAGCAGGACGGCTGGATCTACGTCTCGGGCCAGCTGCCCCTGGAGGCCGGCGTCCTGACCTGCACGGGCAAGGTGGGCGCCGA is part of the Pantanalinema sp. genome and harbors:
- the rpsI gene encoding 30S ribosomal protein S9 encodes the protein ELRSSLRAEDLLTRDPRAKERKKYGRKKARKRFQFSKR
- a CDS encoding alkaline phosphatase family protein → MNAQRRLSRGLPFFLLSMSLGCGVARASAPAVSDSFGSYPAPSAEETARVKAAFRDAAARTVGERSGDLFVLPAKYSYVTDGGHRTPTLAHYKGQPMQNGGTVHGNSWEYDTRIPIVLWGPGFVRPGVQTDASATQQDLTPTYAHLMGTVPPEDAYGRVLDEALVPTSRRPKVILTLVFDQGGEVYYRAHPGATPRIDALKKEGTYFTSAKVSHVDVETGIGHSAIGTGAWPSRTGISSNNFWIRAFGSPRYSFAGDVDNSPLFLGSPTLGDVWLRASENQALVAGYCYADRAAIGMAGHGSLYAGNKKPWVIFYDEKAGKLTTNRQYYALPGYLEGASPKAHLDALTGGTGRWMDHPIDPKSKVRVTPAFAAFDGDNVVKLIEQEPWGADDITDLMYVTLKSTDAAGHSYGHESDEAGAVLAEQDKQLGRIIDALVAKVGRENLVVALTADHGSTPLAELSKGVALDDAKLVADLNRQLDKRSNGVNVFEYASATQLFINEAERVRNGLSYDQLKRAVLAYKVDGKPFFVDAVTRPEATERASRLAKP
- a CDS encoding sulfur transferase domain-containing protein — translated: MAINSINRSLQRDFAPQLARRAAEPVRAEASQAATKVARIDEQGLTLSGLKSDVINAGSEALIRLGDLFPGLVKLGHAIYGFQTRSVDGDALQKLGKVGDKLLRGAQPSDAGFEELARQGYNTVINLRPERNLEQDAVEKLGMKAVFLPLPPLDAPTHAQTLAFLQTALDPANGKVFFHCYHGVDRTGTMAAAVRIARDGWSAEQAIAELRSFGFHEDGQQRKLAYISEFERYWKTLPTQKKAEVLHAQPVAAASRLIGVR
- a CDS encoding alanine--glyoxylate aminotransferase family protein, with protein sequence MSDQMRIMLPGPTPCPASSLRAMARPMINHRGKEFMAMLEGLTADLKWAYQTRNDVLILTTSGTGALEGAIVNFLSPGDRVLSLISGEFGKRFAKIAETYGAVVDKVEAVYGEPITPEMVAEKIGAAPYKAVLVTHNETSTALLNPLKEIAEVIRRAQPDTLILVDAVSGLLTAPLPVDDWDLDVVLAGAQKAFMVPPGLAFASVSPRAWEAHAEAKMPRFYFDFTKAREFLKKGQTPWTPAISLFFALEESMALLKKEGLAAIFERHALMARMIRAGAKALGLRLVVENDRYASMAVTGIYPPEGIAPGALRKTLQERFGYVVAGGQGPLTDAIFRIGHCGYYDAADMLGMLAALEAALTAMGAKIQPGAGVAAAEAELAAREAVAR
- the serA gene encoding phosphoglycerate dehydrogenase; amino-acid sequence: MTFTTSATERDRTNQTGPFSVLVLDRVDPAGLAILGDVARVDARDAVEPAELLRIIGDYDALMVRSATKVTAEVIEAGSRLKIIGRAGVGVDNIDVGAATRRGVIVVNSPEGNTVAAAEHALAMMFALARHVAPADGAMKRSEWKRERFTGTELYNKTLGVFGLGKIGARVAKVASAVGMRVLGCDPFLTPERAQELGVEPVDFETLIATSDFITLHVPKTPETSKLFNADTLSRCKQGVRLINCARGGIIDEAALASAIAGGHVAGAALDVFEVEPLGESPLRALGEKVVLTPHLGASTEEAQIKVAVDVAEQIVSVLKGDSARSAVNIPTMRPEVVEPVRPFMGLAEKLGSFASQLLDGPIERIEILYHGALAGKNVEPLTVAALKGALSHAVPEGVNYVNAPVVARDRGVEVRESRSSEAKDYADLITVSVIGTGVWHTVAGTVFGEGDARVVRIDAHAFNMAPSGDILIAPHMDRPGVIGTIGTMLGEHGVNIFGFQLGRKYKQGPAVMALNVDDAIAPDLLGRISALEGFHDVRFVRL
- a CDS encoding MarR family transcriptional regulator, yielding MPTRYQGSPEEVRALNAYITLMRAASSVETRVQRHLAEVGLTLSQFGALEILLHVGPLCARDLCQKLLTTSGNITLVIDNLEKRGLVRRVRESADRRVVTVHLTPEGEALIREVFPRHVAGITETLGVLSPDEQEELRRLCRKLGKQGAG
- a CDS encoding DoxX family protein, whose product is MQATIERYAPLLARVLLSWLFLFSVYGKLTGWSGYVGYMSAKGMPFAPFFLAGTVVFLLVGGVSVLLGYKARAGSLPLLVFLLPTTLIFHNFWAFEGAEQQAQLIDFMKNMAIMGGVLMVTAFGSGPLSLDARNTAPRA
- a CDS encoding DsbA family protein, translating into MAATSPRVEILYFTDPFCSWCWALEPVLYRIKETYRDQVRVRTVMGGLVEDIANFLDAANGISGTADVAPHWEHVAQVTGQPIDGRFMRENTDPHWGTWPACTAASTAALQGPAQGEAYLRRLRRAAQAEGRNASDPAVYMAVAAEAEGLDLARFEADLASGEGARAFQEDRILGARYGVRSFPTLIIHSLAPNEADRPLLVNGARDFDTLRQVLLRVDPSLEAQPIRSVPELLAAYGPLTTRELAELHGEATPATLEALRADGVVRSIPVKGGEFWELGAAGPQAKPARIQVVEVAAGEGLSCDLETGICG